A genomic stretch from Falco cherrug isolate bFalChe1 chromosome 3, bFalChe1.pri, whole genome shotgun sequence includes:
- the IMPA1 gene encoding inositol monophosphatase 1, with translation MADPWQECMDYAIALARKAGEIIREALKEEISVMTKSSPVDLVTETDQKVENFIISSIKEKYPSHSFIGEESVAAGEGSILTDNPTWIIDPIDGTTNFVHRFPFVAVSIGFVVNKKIEFGIVYSCIEDKMYTARKGKGAFCNGQKLQVSGQEDITKSLLVTELGSNRDPETIKIILSNMERLLSIPIHGIRAVGTAAVNMCLVATGGADAYYEMGIHCWDMAGAGIIITEAGGVLLDVSGGPFDLMSRRIIAASSRAIGERIAKALQIIPLKRDDATN, from the exons ATGGATTATGCAATTGCTTTAGcaaggaaagctggggag ATAATCCGTGAAGCACTCAAAGAAGAAATATCTGTTATGACTAAAAGCTCACCAGTAGATCTAGTGACAGAAACTGATCAAAAAGTAGAaaacttcattatttcttcGATAAAAGAAAAGTATCCTTCTCACAG CTTCATCGGAGAAGAATCTGTTGCAGCTGGAGAGGGCAGCATTTTGACAGATAACCCTACATGGATTATAGACCCTATCGACGGAACTACCAACTTCGTACACAG gtTTCCATTTGTGGCAGTTTCAATTGGCTTTGTTGTAAACAAAAAG ATAGAATTTGGAATTGTGTATAGTTGTATAGAAGACAAGATGTATActgccagaaaaggaaaaggtgcATTCTGCAATGGTCAAAAACTTCAAGTATCGGGCCAAGAAG acatTACAAAGTCCCTTTTGGTAACAGAATTGGGATCCAATCGTGATCCAGAgactataaaaataattctttctaaCATGGAAAGACTTCTCAGTATTCCCATTCATGG GATTAGAGCTGTTGGTACAGCAGCTGTGAACATGTGCCTTGTGGCAACCGGTGGAGCTGATGCCTATTATGAAATGGGGATTCACTGCTGGGATATGGCAGGGGCTGGAATCATTATTACTGAAGCAGGCGGAGTACTGCTAGATGTATCAG GTGGACCATTTGATTTGATGTCTCGAAGAATAATTGCAGCAAGTAGTCGAGCTATAGGAGAGAGAATAGCCAAAGCACTTCAAATAATTCCTCTGAAAAGGGATGATGCAACTAACTGA